The Stutzerimonas stutzeri DNA window CGCGCACTGCGCAACGAATAAAACGAGACCATCGGTCTCGTTTTTTATTGACGTCTACCCATTCGCTTTCTACTCTCCAGGCTCGATAGTGAGACATAAAGTCTCAGAATAAGAAGCCGCCATGCCTCAGGCGGCCCACCTCGGAGAATGCTCATGAGCCACCGCATCGTCCTGCCGCGCCTGATGGAAGTCGGCGCTGGCGCCAGCGGGCAACTCGCCCGCGTGTTGCAGGAACTGGGCTGCAGTCGCCCGCTGATCGTCACCGACCGCATGATGGTCGAGCTCGGCTATGTCGCGCGCATCGCCGGTCAGCTGGAAGAGGCCGGCATCGCCAGCCAGTGCTTTGCCGATACCCTGCCCGAACCGACCGCTGCCTCCATTCGCGCCGGCGTCGAAATGGTTCGCCAGGGCGATTTCGATTCCATCGTCGCCCTCGGCGGCGGCAGCCCGATCGATTCGGCCAAGGCCATAGGCATCCTCGGCAAGTTCGGCGGCGAGATGCGCGACTACCGCTTCCCGCGCGATGTCAGCGAAGCCGGCCTGCCGCTGATCGCCATCCCCACCACCGCCGGCACCGGCTCGGAGGCGACGCGTTTCACCATCATCACCGACGAGACCAGCGACGAGAAAATGCTCTGCGCGGGCCTCGGCTTCATGCCCATCGCCGCGCTGATCGACTACGAGCTGACCCTCTCGCTGCCGCCGCGGGTCACCGCCGACACCGGCATCGACGCGCTGACCCACGCCATCGAGGCCTATGTCAGCCGCAAGGCCAGCCTCTACAGCGACTCTCAGGCGCTGGAAGCCATGCGCCTCTTGGCGCCGAACCTGCGCACAGCCTTCCACCAGCCGGACGACCGCGCCGCGCGTGAAGCGATGATGCTCGGGGCGACCCTGGCCGGAATCGCCTTCTCCAACGCCTCGGTGGCGCTGGTGCACGGCATGAGCCGGCCGATCGGTGCCTTCTTCCACGTGCCGCACGGGCTGTCCAACGCCATGCTGCTGCCGGCGATCACCGCTTTCTCGATTCCCGCGGCGCCCGAGCGCTACGCCGACTGCGCGCGGGCCATGGGCGTCGCTGCACAGACCGACAGCGTCGAGATGGCGAACGACAAGCTGCTCGCCGAGCTGCGGGCGATCAATCAGGAGCTGAAAGTGCCGAGCCCGGAACAATTCGGCATCGCCCGCGAACGCTTTTTCGAGCTGCGCGCGACCATGGCGCGTCAGGCGCTGGCCTCCGGCTCGCCGGGCAACAACCCGCGCGTGCCCACGGAAGCGGAAATCATCGACCTCTACGAAACCGTCTGGAACCAGGAGTGAAGCCATGCAGACCCTCGGCAACCTGATCAACAACGAGGCCGTCGCCGGCCGCTCCGAGCGCCATGCCACCGTCTACAACCCGGCCACCGGCGAGCCGCGCCTGTATGTCTCACTGTCCTCGGCGGACGAGACCCGCCAGGCCATTGCCGCTGCCCAGGCCGCCTTCGATGGCTGGTCGAAGACGCCGCCGCTGGTGCGCGCGCGGGTCATGTTCCGCTTCAAGGAACTGCTCGAGCGCCGCCGCGACGACGTCGCCCGCTTGATCACCAGTGAGCATGGCAAGGTATTTTCCGACGCCCAGGGCGAGGTGACCCGCGGGCTGGAAGTGGTGGAGTTCGCCTGCGGCATCCCGCATCTGCTCAAGGGCGAGTTTTCTTCCAACGTCGGCCGCGACATCGATTCGAATTCGCTGATGCAGCCGCTCGGTGTCTGCGCCGGGATCACCCCGTTCAACTTCCCGGCCATGGTGCCGCTGTGGATGCTGCCGGTGGCCATCGCCTGCGGTAACACCTTCGTCTTGAAGCCCTCGGAAAAGGACCCCAGCGCGACGATGCTGATCGGCGAACTTCTGGCCGAGGCGGGGCTGCCGGCTGGTGTGCTGAACATCGTCAACGGCGACAAGGAGGCGGTGGACGTGCTGCTCACCGATGAGCGGGTGCAATCGGTCAGCTTCGTCGGCTCGACGCCCATCGCCGAATACATCTATGCCACCGCCTCGGCCCACGGCAAGCGCTGCCAGGCGCTGGGCGGGGCGAAGAACCACATGGTGGTGATGCCCGACGCCGATCCGCAGCAGGTGGTCAGCTCGCTGATGGGCGCGGCCTACGGCTCCGCCGGCGAGCGCTGCATGGCGATTTCCGTCGCGGTGTGTGTCGGCGACGAGGTGGCTGACAAGCTGGTCGAAATGCTCAAAGGCGAAATCAGTCAGATGCGCACCGGCCCGGGCCTGGGCGTCGAGCCCGAGCCGCACATGGGCCCGCTGGTGACCCGCGAGCACCAGCAGAAGGTCAGCGGCTACATCGATCTGGGCGTGGCGGAAGGTGCAACGCTGGTCTGCGACGGCCGCGGCATCAAGGTCGAGGGCCACGAGAACGGCTTCTATGTCGGCCCGACGCTGTTTGACCGGGTCACGCCAGACATGCGCATCTACCGCGAGGAGATCTTCGGCCCGGTGCTGGCCGTGGTGCGGGTTGCGTCGTTCGACGAGGCGCTGCAACTGATCAACGACCACGAGTTCGGCAACGGCACCTCGATCTTCACCCGTGACGGCGACACCGCGCGGCAGTTCGAGGAGAACGTCAAGGTTGGCATGGTTGGCGTCAACGTGCCGATTCCGGTGCCGATGGCCTTCCATTGCTTCGGCGGCTGGAAGCGCTCGGTGTTCGGCCCGCTGAACATGCACGGCCCGGATGGGGTGCGTTTCTTCACCCGGATGAAGACCGTGACCCGGCGCTGGCCCACCGGTATCCGTGCCGGCACCGAGTTCGCCATGCCGACCATGAAGTAGCCCGCGCGGTCCCGTTGCACTGGCGGTGCCGGTCGCTACACTCCTGGGCGCCCTGTGGGCGTCCATCTCTATCGAACGACAAGGCAGACGATGCGCAGCACTCCCCGCGAGAAAGGCTCTTCCATCACCCGCGTGCTGGAAATCATCGAGGCGGTGGCGGCGGCGAAGGAGCCGCTCAGCCCGACTGCACTGGCCGAGCGCCTGGACATCCCCAAGGCCAGCGCGCACCGGCTGGTGCAGACTCTGGAAAAGGAAGGCTTCCTGCAATTCGGCCTGCGCGGCGGGCTGCTGCCGGGCGAGCGCCTGCATGTCGCGGCGCTGAACATCCTGCGCAGCAGCCGGCACAAGGCGCTGCGCCAGGCGATCCTGCGCCAGCTCTCCGAAGCCATCGGCGAGACCTGCGGTCTGGCGATTCCGGACGGGCTGGACATGCTCTATTTCGATCGGGTGCAGACCAACTGGCCGCTGCAGATCAACCTGCCGATCGGCAGCCACACGCCGCTCTGGTGCACCGCCAGCGGCAAGCTCTATCTGGCCTCGCTGCCGCCGGAGCAGCTGGAGCGGGTGCTGCCGCGCCTGCCGCTGCAGCGCATGGCGCGCAACACCCTCACCGATCTCAGCGCGCTGCGCGACGACCTGGCCCGCGTACGCGAGGAACAGCTGGGAACCGACTGCGAGGAGTTCATCGACGGCATGGTCGCCTGTGCGGTGCCGGTACGTGCCTCCGACGGCGAGCTGCTGGCCTGCCTGTTCAGCCACGCGCCGGTGATCCGCTGTTCGATGGCGCAGCTGCTGGCATTCGTGCCACGAATGCGTGCCGCTGCACGCGAACTGGAGGCGGTGCTCGGCAGCGCGGCGGCGCTGGAGGCCGATCAGAGCACGTAGAACAGAATGGCGATGAAGTGCAGTAGGCTGCCGACCATCACGAAGATGTGCCAGATGCCGTGCCAGTGCCGGAAGCGGTCGTCGAAGACGAAAAAGACGATGCCCACCGTGTAGCAGATGCCGCCGGCCAGCAACCAGCTGAAACCGGCGCCCCCCAGGGCGGCGAACAGCGGCTTGACCGCCACCAGCACGATCCAGCCCATCACGGCGTAGATCACCAGTGACAGCACCCGTGCTTCGGAGCGCGGCTTGATCTCCTGCAGCATGCCGATCACCGCGAGGCCCCAGACGATGCCGAACAGCGTCCAGCCCCAGGTGCCGGCCAGGGTGACCAGACAGAACGGCGTGTAGCTGCCGGCGATCAAGAGGTAGATCGACAGGTGATCGAGCTTGCGCATGACCACCTTCGCCCGCCCGCGCAGGCTGTGATAGAGCGTCGAGATGCTATACAGCAGGATCAGGCTCAGACCGTAGATCGCAACGCTGACGATCTTTACCGTCGAGCCGTCGAGCGCGGCGAGGACCAGCAGCCAGATCGCGCCGAGACACGCCAGCGCAGCACCGACCAGGTGCGTCCAGGCATTGAAGCGTTCGCCGTGATACATCCCAACCCTCCCGAAAACCACGATGCCAGCAGCATGCCGCGTCAGCGTTACGGGATTCAAACCGGCCGCGAAAAAAAAAGATGGGCGCGGCGAGCCGTCAGCGCTTGAGCATCGCCCGCATCGCTGCCAGGGCGTCGTTGCCGCGCGCGGCCTTGACCTCCACCGGCGCTTCTTCCATGCCTTCCCAGACCAGATCCTCGGGCGGCAGCTCGTCGAGGAAGCGGCTCGGCGTACAGTCGATCACCTCGCCATACTGCTTGCGCTTGGCGGCGAAGGTCAGCGCCAGGTTGCGCTTGGCGCGGGTGATGCCGACGTAGGCCAGGCGCCGCTCTTCCTCGATGGTGTCGGCCTCGATGCTGGAACGGTGCGGAAGGATTTCCTCCTCGAAACCGATGATGTACACCGAAGGAAATTCCAGGCCCTTGGAGGCGTGCATCGTCATCATCTGTACGCCCTCGGCACCTTCTTCCTCTTCCTGCTGGCGCTCGAGCATGTCGCGCAGCACCAGCTTGCCGATGGCATCCTCGATGGTCATGTCGCCGTCTTCGTCTTTTTCCAGGGTGTTTTTCAGCGCATCGACGAGAAACCAGACGTTGCCCATGCGCGCGTCGGCCACCTTGTCGCTGGAGGCGTTCTGCCTGAGCCAGTTCTCGTAGTCGATGTCCATCACCATGCTGCGGATGGCGGCGATCGGGTCGTTCTGCGCGCACTGCTGGCGCACGTTGTCCATCCAGTGCTTGAAGCGCGCCAGGCGCTCGGCATAGCGGCTGTCCAGATGCGCGCCGAGGCCGATTTCGTCAGCGGCGGCGTACATGCTGATGCCGCGCTCGCTGGCGTAGTTGCCGAGCTTTTCCAGGGTGGTGGAGCCGATCTCCCGTCGCGGCACGTTGATCACCCGCAGAAAGGCGTTGTCGTCGTCCGGGTTGACCAGCAGGCGGAAGTAGCTCATCAGGTCCTTCACCTCCTGGCGGGCGAAGAAGCTGGTGCCGCCGGACAGGCGATAGGGAATCTGGTGGTGCTGCAGCTTCAGCTCCATCAGCTTGGCCTGGTAGTTGCCGCGGTAGAGGATGGCGAAGTCGCTGTAGGGACGCTGGGTGCGCAGGTGCTCGGTGAGGATTTCCAGTGCCACCCGCTCGCACTCGGCCTCTTCGTTGCGCGTGCGGATCACGCGGATCTCGTCGCCATGGCCCATTTCCGACCACAGTTGCTTCTCGAACACGTGGGGGTTGTTGGCGATGAGGATGTTGGCGCACTTGAGGATGCGGCTGGTGGAGCGGTAGTTCTGCTCCAGCATTACCACCTTCAGGGACGGGTAGTCCTCCTTCAGCAGCATCAGGTTTTCCGGACGCGCGCCGCGCCAGGCGTAGATCGACTGGTCGTCGTCGCCGACCACGGTGAACTGGTTGCGCATGCCCACCAGCATCTTCACCAGCAGGTACTGGCTGGCATTGGTGTCCTGGTATTCGTCCACCAGCAGGTAGCGGATGCGGTTCTGCCACTTCTCGAGGATGTCGGGGTGTTCTTGGAAGAGCTTGACCGGCAGCAGGATCAGGTCGTTGAAGTCCACCGCGTTGTACGCCTTGAGCGTGCGCTGGTAGTGCAGGTAGACGATGGCGGCGGTCTGCTCCTTGGGGCCGCGCGCCTTGGCCAGGGCCTCGTCGGGCAGAATCAGGTCGTTCTTCCAGCTGTCGATGAGGTTCTTGATCTCGTCCGCACCGTCGTCGCCGGAATACTCCTTCTGCATGATGTCGGTGAGCAGCGCCTTGATGTCGCCGTCATCGAAGATCGAGAAGCCGGGCTTGTAGCCCAGGCGCGCGTATTCCTTGCGGATGATGTTCATGCCCAGGTTGTGGAAAGTGGACACGGTAAGGCCGCGCGCCTCGCTGCCCTTGAGCAGGGTGCCGACGCGCTCCTTCATCTCCCGCGCCGCCTTGTTGGTGAAGGTCATGGCGACGATGTGACGGGCCTGGATGCCGCAGTTCTGCACCAGGTGGGCGATCTTGCGGGTGATCACGCTGGTCTTGCCGGAGCCGGCACCGGCGAGCACCAGCAGGGGGCCGCCGACGTAGTTCACGGCTTCCTGCTGCCGAGGATTGAGTCGGGACATGTTGTTCAGGTCGTTCGAAACGGGGGCGCGAGTTTAACAGGCCGAAAGGGTGATGCAGGCGCGTTACAGACGCAATAAAACGCCGGTCGTCGCGCGTGGGGCTTGGCTAATGGCAAGAATCGATTAGTCTTGTCGCGCTGCAGGATGCTGGGGTGGTTGCACAGGGACTGGTGGGATCGGAGACCCTTTGGTGTCTTCAACAGCTCAAGAGTCCGGAGGCCGCTTGCCAGCGCCTGCCCAACCCATGCCATTGTTGCTGTTGGCGCATCGCCCAGACTGGGCGGTGCGGCTGCGCGCCTGCCTGCAGGGTTCGGCCCACGCCGAACAGCTGGTCGTGGCGACGGACTGGCAAACCGTCAGCCAGCAGCTCGAATCTCCCTGTCTGGTCCTGGCGACGCCGCAATGCCGGCCCGCACCCGGGCGCTTTCCCTGGCCGCTGATCCTGCTGCTCGACGAGGAGCCGGAAGAAACCCCGGAAGGTGCGGTCGACTGGCTGGTGGCCGACCAGCTCAGCGCCGAGGTGCTGCGCCGTTGTCTGCGCTACGTGCGCGAGCGCTGCAACCTGCAGGGCACCCTGCAGAAGCTGGCGGTGCGCGACCCGCACACCGGCATCGCCAATCGTCAGGGCTTCCAGGCGCAGCTGCTCGACGCCCTGAGCGAGCACGACGGTCATGGCCTGGAGCTCGGCTACCTGGACCTGGACAATTTCCGCCACGTCAACGACGCCCTCGGCCACGATGCCGGAGATCGGCTGATCCTGCAGGTGGTTGCCCGGCTCAAGGCGCAGCTGGAAGTGGGCGATCTGCTGGCGCGGCTGGGCGGCGACGAGTTCGCCTTGCTGCTCGACACCCGTGACGATGCCGGACGCGCCGATGCGATCGCCGATCGCATCGTCGAAGCGTTGGCCGAGCCCTACTGGGTGGACGGCGAAAGCCTGATGCTCGGCTGCAGCCTCGGGCTGGCGCGAGCCAGCGCCGGCACCTCGGCCGATGCGCTGCTCTGGCATGCGCAACTGGCGATGCGTCAGGCCAAGGCCAGCCAGGGCTGCACCTGGTGCCTGTACGACGAGCACGTCAGCCGCAGTGCCCGCAGCCTGGCCGACCAGGAGGGCGAGCTGCGCCGCGCGCTGCGCCGTGGTGAGCTGGAGCTGCACTACCAGCCGCGGCTGTGTCTGGACACGGGCCGCGTGGTCGGCATCGAGGCGCTGGTGCGTTGGCTGCATCCCGAACGCGGTCTGCTCGGGCCGGACGCCTTCATTCCCATGGCCGAGGAAAGCGGCCTGATCGTGCCGCTCGGCTACTGGGTCATCGCCCACGCCCTGCGCGACCTGCAGAGCCTGCACGAGCAGGGTGCGGACTCGCTGCACATGGCGGTCAACCTGTCGTTCCGGCAGTTCCAGGACAGCCAGTTGCTGCCGACACTGACGCGGCTGATCGACGAGCGCGCCATCGACCCGCACTGGCTCGAGTTCGAGCTTACCGAAACCGCCGTCATGCGCCGCAGCGAGCAGGTGCAGACCGCCATGCAGGCGCTTGGCCAGCTGGGCGTGCGCTTCTCGCTGGATGACTTCGGCACCGGCTTTTCCTCCTTCGTGCACCTGTCCAACCTGCCGATCACCCTGCTGAAGGTCGACAAGAGTTTCGTCGCCGGGATGATCGCGCGCCCCGAGAAGATGCAGCTGGTACGGGCAATGATCGGCCTGGCCCGCGAACTGGAGCTGCAAGTGGTCGCCGAGGGGGTTGAAACCGCTGAGCAACTGGAGCTGCTGCGCCAGTTTGGTGCGCAGCAGGTGCAGGGCTATCTGGTCAGCCAGCCGTTGCCGCTGGCCGAGCTGATGAGCTTCATGAACGCCGAGCGCCAGGCTGCGGGCCTGACGCACTGAGCTGAAGCGCTCGGCGGAACCCGCTCCGCCTCAGCGGACCATGTGCAGGAAGTGCATGTGCTTCTCGTACTGGCCGAGGATGTCGCCGATCACGTCTTCACGGCTCCAGCCCATCACGTCGTAATCCTGCCCGCCTTCCTTGAGATGCACCTCGGCGCGGAAGTACTTGCGCTCCTCGCGCTCGTCGTCCTCGCTGGTGGCGACGAAACTCGGCATGGCGTAGGCCCGCGGGCGCACCTCGTAGATGAAGTCCGGCTCGCCTTCGTGGGTGATTTCGAAGCGCAAGCGACGATCGTCACCTTCGCTGATCTCCACCGCATAGCCCTGCTTGCGCATTTCCTCGGCGATGTCTTCGTAGGCCGGACGCACCACTTCGGTGATGAAGCGCACCACATGGGCGCGTCGCGGGAACAGCATCAGCGTACGCAGGCGACGTTGCCAGCCACCGGCGCTGCGCGGTGCGCTGGGTGACGTGCTCAGGGCCTGGTAGCGCAGCCCCTGTTTGGTGGCATCCAGGCGCAGCGCCTTGAGCAGACCCCACATCGAACAGAGTAGCGCGATGGTGAAGGGCAGGGCGCTGGCGATGGTCGCCGTCTGCAGCGCGGTCAGACCATCGGCGAGCAGCAGCGCGATGGCCACGCCGCCCATGGAGGCGGCCCAGAAGATGCGCTGCCAGACCGGCGTGCCCTGCTTGCCGCCGGACGCGAGCATGTCCACCACCAGTGCGCCGGAGTCGGCGGAGGTGACGAAGAACACCACCACCATGATGATCGCCACGAGGGAGATCAGTGCCGAGAACGGAAAATGTTCGAAGAAGGCGAACAGTGCCAGTGAGCTGTCCTGTTCGATGGCCTCGCCGAGGCTGCTCACGTGCTCCCAGAGGATCATGTGGATGGCGGTATCGCCGAACACGGTCATCCACAACAGGGTGAAGGCGGTGGGTACCAGCAGCACACCTGCAACGAATTCGCGGATGGTCCGGCCGCGGGAAATGCGCGCGATGAACAGGCCGACGAAGGGCGACCAGGCCAGCCACCAGCCCCAGTAGAACAGCGTCCAGCCGCCGATCCAGTCGTTCGGCTCGTAGGCGTAGAGGTTGAAGGTCTTGTTGACGATGTCCGACAGGTAGCTGCCGATGTTCTGCACGAAGGTCTGCAGGATGAACACCGTCGGCCCCGCGATCAGCACCATCAGCATCAGCAGGCCGGCCAGCGACAGATTCAGCTCGGACAGCCGCCGCACGCCCTTGTCCAGCCCGGTCACCACCGAAATGGTGGCGAGCAAGGTGGTGGCGACGATCAGGCCGATCTGCACCGGAATGGTCACCGGCAGGCCGTAGAGGTGGTTCAGCCCGGTGTTGATCTGGGTGACACCCAGGCCCAGCGAGGTGGCGACGCCGAGCACCGTGCCGATGATGGCGAAGATGTCCACCGCGTGCCCGATGGGGCCGTAGATACGCTCGCCGATCAGCGGGTAGAGCGCCGAGCGCAGTGTCAGCGGCAGGCCGTGACGGTAGGCGAAGTAGGCGAGGATCATCGCCACGATGGCGTAGATCGACCAGGCGTGCAGGCCCCAGTGAAAGAAGGTGATCTTCATCGCTTCGCGGGCGGCGAGCGTCGTGCCGCCTTCGCCGACCGGCGGCGAGAGGAAATGCATGACCGGCTCGGCGACGCCGAAGAACATCAGGCCGATGCCCATGCCGGCGGAGAAGAGCATGGCGAACCAGGTCAGGGCGCTGTAGTCCGGTTCGCTGTGGTCCGGGCCGAGCTTGATGTCGCCGTAGCGACTGAAGGCCAGCAGCACCACCATCAGCAGGATGAGTGCGACGGCGAGAATGTACAGCCAGCTGACATTGGCGATGATCCAGGCCTGGGCGTCGCCGAACAGGTCCTGCGCGTGTTCCTGAAAGGCGACGCTGTAGATCACCAGTGCCAGGATGATGACTGCCGAGCCGTAAAAGACCGGGGCGTTGAGGTGAGAAGACGAGGGCTGTTTGGCCTCCATGCTGCGCTCCTTCGGTTGTGTCTGGGGAGTGGCCGCCTGTGGCGAAAGCCAGGCAACTTAACACAGACCGCAAAAGCGTCCGCTTGTCAGCAGGCATCCGGCAACGTCGAATGCCCCGGCCGGAGGGGCTCAGGCCTGGCTGCCGGGGCGATATTGCAGCGCTTCGGCCAGATGTTGCCGGCCGATGCGTTCGGCCTGCTCCAGGTCGGCCAGGGTGCGTGCGACCTTGAGCAACCGGTGTGCGGCGCGCAGGGACAGTGCGAGACGCTCGCAGGCGCGCTCCAGCCACGCCTGATCCTCGGCGGTCAGCTGGCAGTGCTCACGCAGACCGGTCAGGTCGAGAAAGGCGTTGGCGCAGCCCTGGCGGGCGAGTTGCAGTCGCCGCGCCTCGGCCACCTGTGCGGCGAGCACGGCGCTGCTCTGGCCGGTCTGTGGCGCTGCGTTGAGGGCGGTGGCCTCGCGCGCCACGGTCAGATGCAGGTCGATGCGGTCGAGCAGCGGTCCGGAGAGCTTGTTGCGGTAGCGCTGGATCTGCTCCGGCGTGCAGCGGCAGCGACCATTAGGGTCGCCCAGATAGCCGCACGGGCAGGGGTTCATTGCCGCCACCAGCTGGAAACGCGCCGGAAAACGCACCTTGTCCCGCGCCCGGGCGATGACGATATGGCCCGATTCCAGTGGCTCGCGCAGCACCTCCAGCACCTTGCGGTCGAACTCCGGTAGCTCGTCGAGAAACAGTACACCCTGATGCGCCAGGGTGATCTCGCCCGGTTGCGGCCGGCTGCCGCCACCCACCAGCGCCGGGCCCGATGCACTGTGATGGGGCTGGCGGAACGGGCGCTGCGGCCAGTGCTGCAGCGGGCTGTGGCTGGCCACCGAATGAATCGCGGCCACTTCCAGCGCCTCCTGCTCATCCAGCGGCGGCAGCAGGCCGGGCAGCCGGCTGGCCAATAGCGTCTTGCCGGTGCCGGGCGGCCCGGAGAACAACAGGTTGTGTGCGCCGGCCGCGGCGATAAGCAGGCCGCGTTTGGCCGCCTGCTGGCCCTGTACGTCGGCCAGGTCGGGGTAGGGCTGGACCTGCCGCAGCAGCCCCTGGGCCACGTAGGGCTCGAGCGGGGTAACGCCGTTGAAGTGGGCGGCAACTTCCAGCAGATGCTCGGCGGCAAAGACGGTCAGGCCCGAGGCGAGGCTGGCCTCCTCGGCATTGGCTCGCGGCACCAGCAGCGCACGGCCGGCGGCACGCGCGGCGAGGGCGGCAGGCAGCACGCCCTGGACCGGGCGCAAGGCACCGGACAACGCCAGTTCGCCCAGGCATTCCAGCTGCTCCAGGCGTTCGCTGGGCAGCTGTCCGCTGGCGGCGAGGATGCCCAGCGCGATGGCCAGGTCGAAGCGGCCACCGTCCTTGGGCAGATCGGCAGGGGCGAGATTGAGCGTGATGCGCCGGGCGGGGAAATCGAAACCGGAGGTCAGGATGGCGCTGCGCACGCGATCCTTGCTCTCCTTGACGGCGGTTTCCGGCAGGCCGACCAGGGTCAACGCCGGCAGGCCGTTGGCCAGATGCGCCTCGACGGTCACCGCCGGGGCTTCGACGCCGATCTGAGCGCGGCTATGGACGATGGCCAGGGACATGCGATCACTCCTTTGATCGTGTCACGGCCCGGTCGGTCAGGACGCGGGCGGTGTGAGCTTCTCTTCCAGTTCGGCGACCTTGGCTTCGAGCGCCTCGAGTCGGGCGCGGGTGCGGGCGAGCACCACCATCTGGCTGTCGAACTCGTCGCGACTGACCACGTCGAGCTTGTTCAGTGCACCCTGCACCACGCCCTTGAGCTGGGCTTCGAACTCGCCGCGCGGCAGCGGCGTTTCACCGTTGAACAGGCGCGAGGCCTGGGAGCCGATGGCATCTAGGAAAGCTTTTGGCGGCAACATTGAAAACACCTGTCGTTGAACGGGGCCCAGTGTAGCACGGCGTTTTTTTCGCCTTTCCCGGCTGCGGTGCACAAAAAATGAGCAGGCCATGGTGCAGCTGCGCACCATTTTCGTGCGTTCGTTGTGCTCAACCGTCCGTCGGACCGCTCCGTTTGCGGCCGAGCCCCCGCAGCAAGCGGCTCGCGCAAAGCTGGCATCGATTCTGCTTTGTCCCCGTTGACGCACGCACCGGTTCGTTGCGGTGCATGGGCGATTCGCGACGCTTCGTCGGCGAGATTGGTGGTGTCGGTCCGCGGCCCGGCTGAAGCCGGAGCGTTACAAGAGCCAGACACTGAGCTTAGACTTGAGCCGGGTTCGTACTTCTGGGGCAAGTCCACCTAAACGGGAGAAGTTTTCATGAAACTAGTCACTGCCATCATCAAGCCGTTCAAGCTGGACGACGTGCGCGAGTCGCTGTCGGAGATTGGCGTACAGGGCATCACCGTCACCGAAGTCAAGGGCTTCGGCCGTCAGAAGGGCCACACCGAGCTGTACCGCGGCGCCGAATACGTCGTCGACTTCCTGCCAAAGGTGAAGATCGACGTGGCCATCGCCGACGATCAGCTCGATCGCGTGATCGAGGCCATCACCAAGGCGGCCAACACCGGCAAGATCGGTGACGGCAAGATCTTCGTGGTCAACCTGGAACAGGCCATCCGCATCCGTACCGGCGAAACCGATACCGACGCGATTTAAGCAGCACCTCCGAACCCCCACGCCCCAGGAGTAAAACCATGACTCTGCGAAGATTCGCAGGGCTAGGAGCCCTTTTGTCTCTGTTAAGCCCAGGCCTGGCCATGGCGCAGGAGGCAACGCTGGATTCAGGCGATACGGCATGGATGCTGACGGCCACTGCGCTGGTGCTGTTCATGACCATCCCCGGACTGGCGCTGTTCTACGGCGGCATGGTCCGCTCGAAGAACATCCTCTCGGTGATGATGCAGTGCTTCGCCATCACCGGCCTGATGAGCATCCTCTGGATGGTCTATGGCTACAGCCTCGCATTCGATACCACCGGTATGGAAGCGGGCGTCACCAACTTCAATTCCTTCGTCGGTGGTCTGGATCGCGCCTTCCTCAGCGGCCTGACTCCTGACAGCCTGGTCGGCGCCTTCCCGGAAAGCGTCTTCATCACGTTCCAGATGACCTTCGCCATCATCACCCCGGCGCTCATCGTCGGCGCCTTCGCCGAGCGCATGAAGTTCTCGGCGATGCTGGTGTTCATGGGCGTGTGGTTCACCCTGGTCTATGCGCCGATCGCGCATATGGTCTGGGGCGGTGACGGTGGCCTGATGTGGGACTGGGGCGTGCTGGATTTCGCCGGTGGCACCGTGGTGCACATCAATGCCGGTGTCGCCGGTCTGGTGGCCTGCCTGGTCCTGGGCAAGCGCAAGGGCTTCCCGACCACGCCGATGGCACCGCACAACCTGGGGCTGACCCTGGTCGGCGCGGCGATGCTGTGGATTGGCTGGTTCGGCTTCAACGCCGGATCGGCCGTGGCTGCCAACGGCACCGCCGGCATGGCCATGCTGGTGACCCAGATCGCCACCGCCGCAGCTGCGCTCGGCTGGATGTTCGCCGAGTGGATCGGCCACGGCAAACCCAGCGCGCTGGGCATC harbors:
- a CDS encoding CoA-acylating methylmalonate-semialdehyde dehydrogenase is translated as MQTLGNLINNEAVAGRSERHATVYNPATGEPRLYVSLSSADETRQAIAAAQAAFDGWSKTPPLVRARVMFRFKELLERRRDDVARLITSEHGKVFSDAQGEVTRGLEVVEFACGIPHLLKGEFSSNVGRDIDSNSLMQPLGVCAGITPFNFPAMVPLWMLPVAIACGNTFVLKPSEKDPSATMLIGELLAEAGLPAGVLNIVNGDKEAVDVLLTDERVQSVSFVGSTPIAEYIYATASAHGKRCQALGGAKNHMVVMPDADPQQVVSSLMGAAYGSAGERCMAISVAVCVGDEVADKLVEMLKGEISQMRTGPGLGVEPEPHMGPLVTREHQQKVSGYIDLGVAEGATLVCDGRGIKVEGHENGFYVGPTLFDRVTPDMRIYREEIFGPVLAVVRVASFDEALQLINDHEFGNGTSIFTRDGDTARQFEENVKVGMVGVNVPIPVPMAFHCFGGWKRSVFGPLNMHGPDGVRFFTRMKTVTRRWPTGIRAGTEFAMPTMK
- the trhA gene encoding PAQR family membrane homeostasis protein TrhA, with translation MYHGERFNAWTHLVGAALACLGAIWLLVLAALDGSTVKIVSVAIYGLSLILLYSISTLYHSLRGRAKVVMRKLDHLSIYLLIAGSYTPFCLVTLAGTWGWTLFGIVWGLAVIGMLQEIKPRSEARVLSLVIYAVMGWIVLVAVKPLFAALGGAGFSWLLAGGICYTVGIVFFVFDDRFRHWHGIWHIFVMVGSLLHFIAILFYVL
- a CDS encoding IclR family transcriptional regulator, giving the protein MRSTPREKGSSITRVLEIIEAVAAAKEPLSPTALAERLDIPKASAHRLVQTLEKEGFLQFGLRGGLLPGERLHVAALNILRSSRHKALRQAILRQLSEAIGETCGLAIPDGLDMLYFDRVQTNWPLQINLPIGSHTPLWCTASGKLYLASLPPEQLERVLPRLPLQRMARNTLTDLSALRDDLARVREEQLGTDCEEFIDGMVACAVPVRASDGELLACLFSHAPVIRCSMAQLLAFVPRMRAAARELEAVLGSAAALEADQST
- a CDS encoding iron-containing alcohol dehydrogenase, which produces MSHRIVLPRLMEVGAGASGQLARVLQELGCSRPLIVTDRMMVELGYVARIAGQLEEAGIASQCFADTLPEPTAASIRAGVEMVRQGDFDSIVALGGGSPIDSAKAIGILGKFGGEMRDYRFPRDVSEAGLPLIAIPTTAGTGSEATRFTIITDETSDEKMLCAGLGFMPIAALIDYELTLSLPPRVTADTGIDALTHAIEAYVSRKASLYSDSQALEAMRLLAPNLRTAFHQPDDRAAREAMMLGATLAGIAFSNASVALVHGMSRPIGAFFHVPHGLSNAMLLPAITAFSIPAAPERYADCARAMGVAAQTDSVEMANDKLLAELRAINQELKVPSPEQFGIARERFFELRATMARQALASGSPGNNPRVPTEAEIIDLYETVWNQE